From the Thermococcus sp. M39 genome, one window contains:
- a CDS encoding PINc/VapC family ATPase yields MKVFVADTSVIVDGRLTQYLESLGEKVKVVIPEAVIAEIEHQANEGKAIGHVGLEELKKLRKMADENKILLEFYGERPELWQIKRAKAGEIDHMVREVARELNAVLITGDQVQRDIAIAKGIEVVYLTGRKEVKHRLEDFFDEHTMSVHLKAGVRPLAKRGKPGEWRLVPIRDEPLTDEELEEIADDIVERAKRDPESFIELDEPGATVVQLRNYRIVIARPPFADRIEITAVRPITKLSIEDYELSEKLLERLTDKAEGILIAGAPGEGKTTFAQALAEYYASMGKIVKTMEKPRDLQVSEEITQYTALGGRMEKTGDILLLVRPDYTIFDEMRKTSDFKIYADLRLAGVGMIGVVHATKPIDAIQRFIGRVELGMIPQIVDTVIFIKAGRVDKVLTLEYKVKVPSGMTEEDLARPVIEVRDFETGELEYELYTYGEEINVVPVKKEEKPPAMKLAEKKLKQEIKKFLPDVYTEVELVSPHKAVIYADEFDIPVIIGKKGKRITEIEKRLGISIDVRSFEEKMKEMPKEKIPVEVEEKKKQIVLRVSSDYAKKPLKFFGGEQYVFTATPSKKGIVKVNKNTPIGRELKRLLDAGIEIWASL; encoded by the coding sequence ATGAAAGTATTCGTTGCAGATACAAGTGTGATTGTAGATGGAAGGCTGACTCAATATTTAGAGAGTCTGGGTGAGAAAGTTAAGGTAGTCATCCCAGAGGCAGTCATAGCTGAGATTGAGCATCAAGCTAACGAGGGCAAAGCAATAGGTCATGTAGGGCTAGAAGAGCTTAAGAAGCTAAGAAAGATGGCAGATGAAAACAAAATTTTACTTGAATTTTATGGAGAGAGGCCAGAGCTCTGGCAGATCAAGAGAGCAAAAGCCGGAGAAATAGACCACATGGTCAGAGAAGTCGCGAGAGAGCTTAATGCAGTTCTCATTACAGGAGATCAAGTCCAGAGAGATATTGCGATAGCTAAGGGAATTGAGGTTGTCTATCTAACAGGCAGAAAAGAGGTTAAACATCGCTTGGAGGACTTCTTTGACGAACACACCATGAGTGTCCATCTTAAGGCTGGTGTAAGACCATTAGCTAAGAGAGGAAAGCCTGGTGAATGGCGTTTAGTTCCGATCAGAGATGAACCACTAACGGACGAGGAGCTTGAGGAAATAGCCGATGACATAGTCGAGAGAGCAAAGAGAGACCCAGAATCTTTCATTGAACTTGATGAGCCAGGAGCAACTGTTGTTCAGCTCAGAAACTATCGTATTGTAATAGCAAGGCCACCATTTGCTGACAGAATTGAAATTACAGCGGTAAGGCCAATTACAAAGCTCAGCATTGAAGATTACGAGCTGAGCGAAAAGCTCTTGGAAAGGCTGACTGATAAAGCAGAGGGAATACTTATAGCCGGTGCGCCTGGAGAGGGTAAGACAACCTTTGCTCAGGCTTTGGCTGAGTACTATGCCTCAATGGGTAAGATTGTGAAGACAATGGAAAAGCCGAGAGACTTGCAGGTTAGCGAGGAGATAACCCAATATACAGCTCTTGGCGGCAGAATGGAAAAGACGGGGGATATTCTGCTTTTAGTTAGACCAGATTACACAATATTCGATGAGATGAGAAAGACAAGCGACTTCAAGATTTATGCTGACTTAAGGTTAGCTGGAGTTGGAATGATCGGTGTGGTTCATGCAACTAAGCCCATAGATGCAATTCAGCGTTTCATTGGAAGAGTTGAATTGGGTATGATACCGCAGATAGTTGATACAGTGATTTTCATCAAGGCCGGAAGAGTTGACAAAGTTCTGACGCTTGAGTATAAAGTCAAGGTGCCAAGCGGAATGACAGAGGAAGACTTAGCGAGACCAGTAATCGAGGTTAGAGACTTTGAGACTGGTGAATTAGAATACGAGCTCTACACCTACGGTGAAGAGATAAACGTTGTGCCAGTGAAAAAAGAAGAGAAGCCCCCAGCTATGAAATTGGCAGAGAAGAAGCTCAAGCAAGAAATCAAGAAATTCTTGCCAGACGTTTACACGGAGGTCGAGCTTGTCAGCCCACACAAAGCAGTAATCTATGCAGATGAGTTTGACATTCCAGTAATAATTGGAAAGAAAGGCAAGAGAATCACAGAGATCGAGAAGAGACTGGGCATAAGCATTGACGTGAGGAGCTTTGAAGAGAAGATGAAGGAGATGCCAAAAGAGAAGATACCCGTTGAGGTAGAAGAAAAGAAGAAGCAGATTGTCTTGAGAGTTTCATCAGATTATGCAAAGAAGCCTTTGAAGTTCTTCGGTGGAGAGCAGTATGTGTTCACAGCAACGCCCTCAAAGAAGGGCATAGTTAAGGTGAACAAGAACACGCCAATTGGAAGGGAGCTTAAACGCCTGCTTGATGCTGGAATTGAAATTTGGGCTTCCCTCTGA
- the asnB gene encoding asparagine synthase (glutamine-hydrolyzing), whose protein sequence is MCLIAGGIGEDLKERIVRMILAGKHRGEDSFGVWTDEGVLKSNDFSKIYEIPNGKIALLQCRLAMTGSKGFTQPFYNEFVLVHNGEIYNHVQIREYLERQGVSFESNVDSEVILRLLEFLIHGKKMSYIKAIQKGMEMLNGDYAVAFSDGKEIYLFRDPIGIRPLYYSPNGFFASEKKVLWSIGEDAIPVNPGEVVRLSKGKVERFKVFDVLGLRDSSFPYERAKRALIKSLEYSVKIRAGEKVGVLFSGGLDSSLLAMLSSKYADVTLYTAGAEGSQDLEWARKVSEVLGLKLKEYIFDINDVEEVIPKVVFAIEEPNPMNLAIGIPLYFATKLAREDNCKLLLSGQGADELFGGYFKYLENPNLMEKDLIELGEKNLARDDKIAMINGVEGRFPFLDLNVVRTALRTPIEFKIRNGIRKAILRETALELGLPKEVAYREKKACQYGTNSQKLLQKIAKRNGMKTREFAEKVFREIFKR, encoded by the coding sequence TTGTGCTTAATAGCGGGAGGAATAGGGGAGGACCTCAAAGAACGGATTGTTAGGATGATCCTAGCAGGTAAACACAGAGGAGAAGACTCTTTTGGTGTGTGGACAGATGAAGGAGTTTTAAAAAGCAATGACTTTTCTAAGATTTATGAAATTCCAAATGGAAAAATAGCACTTCTCCAGTGTAGATTGGCTATGACAGGTTCAAAAGGCTTTACTCAGCCGTTTTATAACGAGTTCGTTCTTGTCCACAATGGGGAGATTTACAATCACGTCCAAATTAGGGAATATTTGGAGAGACAAGGAGTTTCATTTGAAAGTAACGTTGACAGCGAAGTTATTTTGAGACTTCTGGAGTTTTTAATTCATGGAAAAAAGATGTCTTACATTAAGGCAATACAGAAAGGCATGGAAATGCTGAACGGCGATTACGCAGTTGCTTTTTCTGATGGAAAAGAAATCTACCTTTTCAGAGACCCCATTGGAATCAGACCCCTATACTATTCACCAAACGGTTTCTTTGCCTCTGAGAAGAAGGTCTTATGGAGTATTGGTGAAGATGCAATTCCAGTAAATCCAGGCGAGGTTGTTAGGCTTTCAAAGGGAAAAGTTGAGAGGTTTAAGGTCTTTGATGTCCTTGGGCTGAGAGATAGTTCCTTCCCCTACGAGAGAGCAAAGCGAGCACTAATTAAAAGCTTGGAATATTCTGTAAAAATAAGGGCAGGAGAAAAAGTTGGGGTGTTGTTTTCTGGAGGATTGGACAGTTCACTTTTGGCTATGCTCTCCTCAAAGTATGCTGACGTGACATTATACACTGCCGGAGCAGAAGGAAGTCAGGACTTAGAGTGGGCACGCAAAGTGAGTGAAGTTTTAGGACTAAAGCTGAAAGAATACATTTTTGACATTAATGATGTTGAAGAAGTTATTCCAAAAGTAGTCTTTGCTATTGAAGAGCCAAATCCAATGAACTTAGCAATTGGAATTCCTCTTTACTTTGCAACAAAACTCGCAAGAGAGGATAACTGCAAACTCTTGCTTAGTGGACAAGGGGCTGATGAACTTTTTGGAGGCTACTTCAAATATCTTGAAAATCCAAATCTTATGGAAAAGGACCTAATTGAACTTGGAGAAAAAAATTTGGCAAGAGATGACAAGATTGCAATGATTAATGGCGTTGAAGGTAGATTTCCATTTCTAGACCTGAACGTTGTTAGAACTGCACTAAGAACACCCATTGAGTTCAAAATAAGGAACGGAATTAGAAAAGCAATTCTAAGAGAGACCGCTCTTGAGTTGGGCTTGCCCAAAGAGGTGGCATATAGGGAAAAGAAAGCCTGCCAATACGGAACAAACTCACAAAAGCTACTACAAAAAATTGCAAAAAGAAATGGGATGAAAACTAGAGAATTTGCAGAGAAAGTGTTTAGAGAGATATTTAAACGCTGA
- a CDS encoding L-threonylcarbamoyladenylate synthase translates to MTVVINMRDGFDKRKIKIAAKFIRDGKLVAFPTETVYGLGADALNEKAVRRIFEAKGRPADNPLIVHIADFEQLYELAREVPKEAEVLAEHFWPGPLTIVLPKKNNVPKVTTGGLDTVAIRMPAHEIALGLIKASRRPIAAPSANISGKPSPTLAEHVVDDFYGRIECIIDGGEVKIGVESTVLDLTTKPPTLLRPGGLPLEEIEKVIGKVRIHPVVKGKAVDVAKAPGMKYKHYAPNAQVIVIEGSRERVKEKIKELLIEYKRRGTKVGVMATGDFYEADAYINLGNSEEEIARNLFRALRELDKSGVDVILAEGIEERGLGLAVMNRLRKAAGYKIVRA, encoded by the coding sequence ATGACAGTTGTAATAAACATGAGAGATGGATTTGATAAGAGAAAAATCAAAATCGCTGCAAAGTTCATTAGAGATGGTAAACTTGTTGCCTTCCCTACTGAAACAGTATATGGACTAGGAGCTGATGCATTAAATGAGAAAGCCGTTAGAAGAATTTTTGAGGCAAAAGGAAGACCAGCCGATAATCCTCTAATTGTCCATATAGCTGATTTTGAGCAGTTGTATGAGCTAGCGAGAGAAGTCCCCAAAGAAGCTGAAGTTTTGGCGGAACATTTTTGGCCTGGGCCTTTAACTATAGTATTGCCAAAAAAGAACAATGTTCCTAAAGTTACAACAGGTGGACTGGATACTGTAGCGATAAGAATGCCCGCTCATGAAATTGCTCTTGGCTTAATTAAAGCAAGCAGAAGACCCATAGCCGCCCCTTCAGCGAATATAAGTGGCAAGCCTAGCCCTACTTTGGCAGAACACGTAGTAGATGATTTTTATGGGAGAATAGAGTGCATAATCGACGGAGGAGAAGTGAAAATTGGAGTTGAGTCCACAGTTCTAGATTTAACGACAAAACCACCAACTCTTTTGAGGCCCGGTGGGTTACCCTTAGAAGAAATTGAGAAAGTTATTGGGAAGGTAAGGATTCATCCTGTAGTAAAAGGCAAGGCTGTAGATGTTGCAAAAGCTCCCGGGATGAAATACAAACATTATGCCCCAAATGCCCAAGTAATTGTAATTGAAGGAAGCCGAGAAAGAGTCAAAGAGAAAATTAAGGAGCTTTTAATTGAATATAAGAGAAGAGGGACGAAAGTTGGCGTTATGGCAACAGGAGATTTTTATGAGGCTGATGCATATATAAACTTAGGAAACAGCGAGGAAGAAATAGCGAGAAATCTCTTCAGAGCTTTGAGGGAACTTGACAAATCTGGAGTTGATGTGATCCTTGCAGAGGGTATAGAGGAGAGAGGCCTCGGATTAGCAGTTATGAACCGTCTTAGAAAAGCTGCGGGATATAAAATAGTTAGAGCGTAA
- a CDS encoding Maf-like protein, translated as MFILASQSPRRREILERFFENFKVVPSNADENVIVENPREKAIEIARRKAWEVYNRTGGTVVGADTIVVLENKALGKPKNEEEAKKMLKLLSGKIHEVITGYCIIHEGREITGFEVTKVKFKELSEKEIEWYVSTGEPLDKAGAYAIQGKAAIFIEWVHGDFYNVVGLPIKVVLELKKLGFPLKQF; from the coding sequence ATGTTCATATTAGCATCTCAAAGCCCAAGACGAAGGGAAATTTTGGAGAGATTCTTTGAGAACTTTAAGGTAGTGCCAAGTAACGCTGATGAAAACGTTATTGTGGAAAACCCGCGAGAAAAGGCAATTGAAATCGCAAGAAGGAAAGCGTGGGAAGTGTACAACAGAACGGGAGGCACTGTTGTTGGAGCTGATACAATAGTTGTCCTTGAGAACAAAGCTCTTGGAAAGCCTAAAAATGAAGAAGAAGCAAAGAAAATGCTTAAGCTGTTAAGTGGGAAGATTCACGAAGTTATTACGGGTTATTGTATAATTCATGAAGGAAGAGAAATTACAGGCTTTGAAGTTACAAAAGTTAAGTTTAAGGAGCTCAGTGAGAAAGAAATTGAGTGGTATGTAAGCACAGGAGAACCTTTAGACAAAGCTGGAGCCTATGCAATCCAAGGAAAAGCTGCCATTTTCATAGAGTGGGTTCATGGAGACTTTTACAACGTCGTCGGCTTGCCAATTAAAGTTGTGCTTGAGCTTAAAAAGCTGGGATTTCCATTAAAGCAGTTCTGA
- a CDS encoding tetratricopeptide repeat protein, which yields MGSLPFDPLAPSPEDLEQIGYKRITDGKIKEGLKFLIKAAKGYEEIGKLTDAARIYKYVGISLLDRTKDPEKARPFLIKSAYIYLHLIEEEIEMPEINPAKLEDFCLSVLEIFTLLNDKRNLEKYTREFAVMYEDLGSAYLDSDDIELAIEAYETAYRYYKFIGDIDGVKITAERLIDLYGKLAEQYLENEQYKEAGDTFFRLGYFVKDIFDYDSHFIEILDTAGKNYERASKEAYAEGDLDQTTERLLKAEYAYLLARNFNRAKLIGLNVSRMLYQLVGSYRRSGKFDKVGEKLIQLAEALIGIGKIEDSIEIYKSALEESEGKIDYKVEIRIALLRYLAAKKEDTSILERIEQIEFYSKRADYLKALEIAEKVINEYPELREIKNKLYRAEGIVTD from the coding sequence GTGGGAAGTTTGCCATTTGATCCACTCGCTCCCAGCCCTGAAGACTTAGAGCAGATAGGATACAAACGTATCACGGACGGAAAAATAAAAGAAGGGCTTAAATTTCTCATCAAAGCTGCAAAAGGATATGAAGAAATAGGAAAACTTACTGATGCTGCGAGAATTTATAAATACGTTGGAATTTCTCTCTTAGACAGAACTAAAGATCCCGAAAAAGCGAGGCCTTTTCTCATTAAGAGTGCTTATATATACCTTCATTTGATTGAAGAGGAAATTGAGATGCCCGAAATTAATCCTGCAAAGCTTGAAGACTTCTGTTTGAGTGTGTTGGAGATATTTACTCTCCTAAACGATAAGAGGAATCTAGAAAAATATACCAGAGAATTTGCAGTAATGTACGAAGATTTAGGTAGCGCATACCTTGATAGCGATGATATTGAATTAGCTATTGAAGCTTATGAGACTGCCTACAGATACTATAAGTTCATTGGGGATATTGATGGAGTGAAAATAACTGCAGAAAGACTTATTGACTTATATGGCAAATTAGCAGAGCAATACCTCGAAAATGAGCAGTATAAGGAAGCTGGAGACACTTTCTTTAGGCTTGGTTATTTTGTTAAAGACATATTTGATTACGATTCCCACTTTATAGAAATCCTCGATACTGCTGGAAAAAACTATGAAAGGGCCAGTAAGGAAGCTTATGCTGAGGGGGACTTAGATCAAACAACCGAAAGACTGCTCAAAGCAGAGTATGCATACCTTTTAGCTAGAAACTTCAACAGAGCAAAGCTTATAGGACTAAATGTCAGCAGAATGCTCTATCAGCTTGTAGGTAGCTACAGACGTAGCGGTAAGTTTGATAAAGTTGGTGAGAAGCTTATCCAGCTGGCTGAGGCTTTGATTGGCATTGGAAAAATCGAAGATAGTATTGAGATATACAAATCTGCCCTAGAAGAATCTGAGGGTAAAATTGACTATAAAGTTGAAATAAGGATAGCTTTGCTGAGATACTTAGCAGCTAAAAAGGAAGACACCAGCATATTAGAGAGAATAGAGCAAATAGAATTTTACTCAAAGCGTGCCGACTACTTAAAGGCCTTAGAAATCGCAGAAAAGGTAATCAACGAATATCCAGAGTTAAGAGAAATTAAAAACAAACTGTACCGTGCAGAGGGCATAGTCACTGATTAA
- a CDS encoding glycosyltransferase family 4 protein, translating into MRILMVGHYPPHTGGIANHLDNLVRELRKRHEVHILTYGPVTPREFEKEFVHQVKPPNFFGIRGISFTLLASKKIEDLCREYRFDLIHAHFIGTTSYAGILAKKRVRIPVVVTAHGSDLDFMSKLPLGTYYVKKSLSEADRVIAVSHYLAKKALSLGARSVHVVPNGVREFKLRKHKREFITFIGALRHYKSPETVLKLAEVFPDEKFLIVGDGPLRNILEEKAPPNVQFLGYRGDIENILSKTKILILPSKREGFGLVIIEANALGVPVIGRKVGGIPELIVEGKNGVTFKNFEELIEKFQEMLNLKKQRKMGTIGKRLSKKYTWKEIARKIEEIYEVTLHSL; encoded by the coding sequence ATGAGAATTCTAATGGTTGGCCATTATCCCCCACATACAGGTGGAATTGCTAATCATCTCGACAATTTAGTTAGGGAACTTAGGAAAAGACATGAAGTTCATATCCTCACTTATGGACCAGTAACTCCTAGAGAGTTCGAAAAAGAGTTTGTCCACCAAGTTAAACCCCCCAACTTTTTTGGAATTAGGGGGATAAGTTTTACTCTATTAGCATCTAAGAAAATTGAGGATCTGTGCAGAGAATACAGGTTTGATTTAATTCATGCTCATTTCATTGGTACAACTAGCTATGCTGGAATATTAGCTAAGAAGAGAGTTAGGATTCCAGTGGTTGTTACAGCACACGGTAGTGACCTTGATTTCATGTCCAAGCTACCATTGGGCACATATTATGTGAAAAAAAGCCTGAGTGAGGCAGATAGAGTTATAGCTGTTAGTCATTATCTGGCAAAAAAAGCCCTTTCTCTTGGTGCACGAAGCGTGCATGTTGTTCCAAATGGGGTGAGAGAGTTCAAGCTCAGGAAGCATAAAAGGGAATTTATAACATTTATTGGAGCGTTAAGACACTACAAAAGCCCAGAAACAGTTCTTAAACTAGCTGAGGTTTTTCCAGATGAAAAGTTTCTGATTGTTGGGGATGGCCCACTTAGAAATATTTTAGAAGAAAAAGCTCCTCCCAATGTCCAATTTTTAGGCTACCGGGGTGATATAGAAAATATTCTTTCGAAAACTAAAATTCTTATCCTACCTTCAAAAAGAGAGGGATTTGGGCTTGTGATAATTGAAGCTAATGCATTAGGGGTTCCAGTGATTGGCAGAAAAGTTGGAGGAATTCCAGAGCTAATAGTGGAAGGCAAAAATGGAGTCACATTTAAAAACTTTGAAGAATTGATTGAGAAGTTTCAAGAAATGCTGAATTTGAAAAAACAACGCAAAATGGGTACCATTGGGAAAAGACTTTCCAAAAAATACACTTGGAAAGAAATAGCAAGGAAAATTGAAGAAATATACGAGGTTACACTACACTCTCTTTGA
- the minD gene encoding cell division ATPase MinD, which translates to MGRLVSIVSGKGGTGKTTTTANLAIALGKYGQKVCAVDADLTMANLSLVMGLDDVNVTIHDVLAGEADIENAIYTTEYENVHVIPAAVDWEHVIKADPRNLPNIIKPLKNKFDFVLIDCPAGLQMDAMSAMLSGEEAVIVTNPEISCITDSMKVGIVLKKAGLAILGFVLNRYGRSENDIPPDAAEEVMEIPLLAVIPEDPAVREATLEGVPVVAYKPKSEGAKAFMELAERIMRIAGYKARVMY; encoded by the coding sequence ATGGGAAGATTAGTCTCAATTGTTTCAGGTAAAGGGGGAACTGGAAAAACAACCACCACAGCTAATCTTGCGATTGCTCTTGGTAAGTATGGACAAAAAGTCTGTGCTGTTGATGCTGACTTAACTATGGCAAACTTAAGCTTGGTTATGGGTCTTGACGATGTAAACGTTACCATTCATGATGTTTTAGCTGGAGAAGCAGACATTGAAAATGCAATTTATACTACAGAATATGAAAACGTTCATGTCATTCCAGCGGCGGTTGATTGGGAACACGTTATAAAAGCAGATCCAAGAAACCTCCCAAACATCATCAAACCTCTGAAAAATAAATTTGATTTTGTTTTAATTGACTGTCCTGCGGGATTACAAATGGATGCTATGAGTGCCATGTTAAGCGGAGAAGAGGCTGTGATCGTAACAAATCCAGAAATTTCATGTATAACTGACTCAATGAAAGTTGGAATTGTTCTTAAAAAGGCGGGATTGGCGATTTTAGGCTTTGTACTGAACAGGTATGGAAGAAGTGAGAACGACATACCTCCAGATGCTGCTGAAGAGGTCATGGAAATTCCCCTCTTAGCTGTAATTCCAGAAGACCCAGCCGTTAGAGAAGCAACACTCGAAGGTGTCCCTGTCGTTGCATACAAGCCCAAATCAGAAGGAGCAAAAGCATTCATGGAGCTCGCAGAAAGGATCATGCGCATAGCTGGTTACAAAGCTAGGGTGATGTATTGA
- a CDS encoding ATP/GTP-binding protein has translation MLLVFVGTAGSGKTTVTWAFGEYLEEKGYNVGYVNLDTGVRRLPYKPDIDVRKTITVEEIMKEGYGPNGAIVESYDRLMLHIDEYITEISKLEQKKDYVIIDTPGQMETFLFHEFGVKLMENLPEPLVVYLFSPEILRKPHDYCFVRFFALMIDLRLGATTVPAMNKIDTIENLERYRKYLEDLEYLTTRLKLDPSTQGLLAHKLCTILPEIAPPVRVLYISAKTQEGFDDLETVAYEHYCTCGDLT, from the coding sequence ATGCTCTTAGTCTTTGTAGGAACTGCAGGAAGCGGCAAAACGACAGTAACTTGGGCATTTGGAGAGTATTTGGAAGAAAAAGGCTACAATGTTGGTTATGTAAACTTGGACACTGGAGTAAGGAGATTACCCTATAAACCGGACATAGATGTGAGAAAAACTATAACTGTTGAGGAGATAATGAAAGAAGGCTATGGCCCCAATGGAGCAATTGTGGAGAGCTATGACAGATTAATGCTACATATTGATGAATACATTACTGAAATTTCAAAGCTCGAGCAGAAAAAAGATTATGTCATCATCGATACACCAGGACAAATGGAGACGTTTCTCTTCCACGAATTTGGAGTTAAGCTAATGGAAAATCTTCCAGAACCACTTGTCGTCTATTTATTCAGCCCAGAAATTCTGAGAAAGCCACATGACTACTGCTTTGTTCGCTTTTTTGCTTTAATGATTGATCTGAGGCTTGGAGCAACAACAGTTCCAGCAATGAACAAAATTGATACCATTGAAAACTTAGAGAGATATAGAAAGTACCTTGAGGATTTGGAGTATTTAACAACTAGACTAAAACTCGACCCCTCAACTCAAGGCTTGCTTGCCCATAAGCTTTGTACAATCTTACCAGAGATTGCTCCTCCGGTGAGAGTTCTCTACATTTCGGCAAAAACTCAAGAGGGCTTTGATGACTTGGAAACTGTTGCATACGAGCACTACTGTACTTGTGGAGATTTAACCTAG